From the genome of Nocardia mangyaensis:
ATTGGGCCGGCCGCTGCGGATGAGCTCGTTGCCCGCCAGACAGCACTGAAAGGTGCTCTGGGGATTGAGATTCAGGGTCCGGCCGTACTCGGTGACGGTGAGATCGGTGGCGCGCTGTGGGTCGGCGAGCACGTCGGTCCAGCCGCGGACCTCGGCCTTGAGGAAGGCCTTCAACTTGTCGCGGTGGTTGTCGATGTTGTCCTGGGTGGTGATGTAGACCTGACCGACCAGGGGGAAACCGACATCGGCGAGCAGCATCGTCCTGATGTCGAATCCCTTGGCGCGCAGGTCGACCACCTGGCTGTTGATGAAGCCGAGGTAGCCGTCGATCTCACCGGCGGTCATCCCGATGGGGTCGCCCTGGACCGGCACCGTCTTGATCCGCGAGTTGTCCAGGCCGAGCGCGGCGATGAAGTTGCGCCACACCGGCTCACTGGAGGACGCGCAGCCGATGGTCTTGCCGTACAGGTCTTCCGGCGTGCTGATCGGGTTCGCGCCCATCGACATCACACAGCCCGCGTAGCGTTGATAGACCGCGCCGACGATCTTCAACGGGGCACCCTCGGCGACCGCGGAGCCGACGATCGGTACCTGCGAGACACCGGCGAATGTCCGGGACAGGACGTCGGATTCGATGGGCGGCGCGGTCGGCCCACCGGCGACGAGGTCGGCACCGCTGAAGCCTTCCTGCGTGTAGTAGCCGTTCTTGTCGGCGAGATAGCTGCCCGCGAACTGCGTGTTCTTGATCCAGGCCAGCCGCTGGGACGCGATGCCGAGACCTCCCGCCGGGGCGGACTCGGTCCCGCTGGACACACAGGCGGACAGCAGGGTCGGCGCGGCGACGGCGAAACCGCCGACGACGAGGCCGCGGGTGAGGAACTTGCGACGGTCGTAGTGAGGGGACATGGTGCTCCGATGGTCGAGAAGGGGACGGGGTGGGCGCGGTCAGCGAGCCGCGCGCAGACGGGATCCGACGGCGTCTTCGGCGACGGAGACGAGCTGGTAGACAACGACGCAGACGACGGTCAGCACGACGACCGAGGACCACAGGCGGGCGAACTGGAATTCGTTGGCGTCCCTGAGCATCTGGCCGCCCAGTCCCTCGCCGGTCGCCAGCCATTCGGCCAGCAGCGCGCCGACGACCGAGGTGGTCACCGCGACCTTGGCCGCCGTGAACCAGGTCGGAATCGCGTGTGGCAGGGACACTTTGAAGAAGGCCGCCGCTCGTGATCCGCCGAAGGCGGTGACCATGTCCAGATCGGTGCGCGGGGTCGAGCGGATGCCGTGCAGCATGGTCAGCAGGGCGGGGACCACCACGATCGCGGCCCCGACGACTGCGGTGCCGAGCGCGCCGCGACCGAAGATCAACACCAGGATCGGGCCGACGGTCACCATCGGCACGGCGTGCATCGCGGTCACGGCCGGGACGAACATCGACTCGACGGTGCGGGAGAAGTAGAACACCAGCGAGATCACCGCGGCCAGGGACAGCCCGAGGACGAATCCGTAGGAGGCGTCGATCAGGGTCCGTACGAGGTTCGCCGTGATCGCCGAACGATTCGCGGCCGCTTCGGCTTCGGTGAACAGGTAGTTCCACACATCAGCCGGTGTCTTGGCGACGAAGGGGCTCACGTCCACGAGCCGCAGGAACAGCGTCCACACCGCCACGATGGCGACCGCCGTTCCGGCGAAAGTGACGATCGTGCGAGTGAGACTGCGTGCCAACGTATTCCAGGTCATGACCGGTCTCCCGCCGTGCTGGGTGCCCAG
Proteins encoded in this window:
- a CDS encoding ABC transporter substrate-binding protein, which gives rise to MSPHYDRRKFLTRGLVVGGFAVAAPTLLSACVSSGTESAPAGGLGIASQRLAWIKNTQFAGSYLADKNGYYTQEGFSGADLVAGGPTAPPIESDVLSRTFAGVSQVPIVGSAVAEGAPLKIVGAVYQRYAGCVMSMGANPISTPEDLYGKTIGCASSSEPVWRNFIAALGLDNSRIKTVPVQGDPIGMTAGEIDGYLGFINSQVVDLRAKGFDIRTMLLADVGFPLVGQVYITTQDNIDNHRDKLKAFLKAEVRGWTDVLADPQRATDLTVTEYGRTLNLNPQSTFQCCLAGNELIRSGRPNQQILAISDEAAEANIRSIAAGGLDLSVTDLFELGPIREVYQDNPDLTLA
- a CDS encoding ABC transporter permease; protein product: MTWNTLARSLTRTIVTFAGTAVAIVAVWTLFLRLVDVSPFVAKTPADVWNYLFTEAEAAANRSAITANLVRTLIDASYGFVLGLSLAAVISLVFYFSRTVESMFVPAVTAMHAVPMVTVGPILVLIFGRGALGTAVVGAAIVVVPALLTMLHGIRSTPRTDLDMVTAFGGSRAAAFFKVSLPHAIPTWFTAAKVAVTTSVVGALLAEWLATGEGLGGQMLRDANEFQFARLWSSVVVLTVVCVVVYQLVSVAEDAVGSRLRAAR